From the Halomonas sp. MCCC 1A13316 genome, the window TCGGTGGTACTGCGCTGGATCAGTCGGCCGCTGGCGTCGGCGCCCTGGCCGACGGCATCAGTGATGTCTCGCTGGCGATGTTCCAGATGCTCGAGCACTTGCCGCTGACCACCCTGACCTCCAGCCTGGCTATCCTGCTGGTGTTGATCTTCTTCGTCACCTCGTCGGATTCCGGCTCGCTGGTGATCGACAACATCACCGCCGGCGGCAAGACCGACGCACCCCGCGGCCAGCGTGTGTTCTGGGCCGTTCTGGAGGGCGTGATTGCGGGCATTCTGCTCTACGGCGGTGGCAGCACCGCGCTGGGCGCACTACAGGCCGGCGCCGTGGCCACCGGACTGCCCTTTACCCTGGTGCTGCTGGGCATGGCCTTCTGCCTGGTGAAGGGATTGATGGAAGAGCAGCATGGGCTGGCGGCCAAGCCGGCCTGATACGCAAGCCCCTTTGTACTAACACAACAACCCCGGCCTCGGCCGGGGTTGTTGTGTTGTTTGCTTCTCTTCTCGCCACGCCACCTCAGATCGGGCTCGACCTCGAGGGAACGAACGGGCATGGTAGTGGTTTCCATTCTGGTCCCTCGTCGAGGTGGCAAGTGTCCCCCTCCCTGTCGTGTGGTCACGACGCGACGAGAGCCCATGGTTACCCAAGTCGAAGGAGGAACACTGATGTCGACCCGGTTCATCCGATGCCTGGGCCTGGCCGGCCTGTTGTCGCTGCTGACCCTGGCCCCCCCTGCCTTCGCCCAGCAAGCCTCGCCGGGGGCCGACGCCGCCGATGTCACCACCGAGCAAATCCGTGATTGGGAGGTCATCTGCCCAAGCGAGGGCGGGGGCAACTGCACGATGGGCCAAGTGGTCAACGACTCGGACAGCGACCAGCCGCTGATGCAAGTGGTGATGGCATATCCGCCGCAACTCGACGGTCCGGCGATGTCTTTCCTGCTGCCGCTGGGGGTACATCTCGCCTCGGGCCTGCAGCTCCAGGTAGGTGACGGAGAGCCGGTCCAGTTCCCCTACCAGACCTGCGTGCAACAGGGCTGCCGTGCCGACCTTCCCGTTCAACCGTCCCTGCTGCAGGCATTACGCAGCGGCAGTACGGCCACCCTGAGCCTGTTCGGCCCACGCGGCAACCGCATCGATCTGGATATCTCCCTGATGGGCTTCACCGACGCCAGCACCCGCATCTCGCCCTGAAGGCGGGGCCTCTCATACAAGAGCCCCGGCATTGCGCCGGGGCTCGTTGGGTCGCGGGTAACGCTTGCCGTTACCTCAGCACACCCTCCTCCTTCAATAGCTTGAAGATCGCCTCGGCGCCCTGCTCCGGTGTCATGTCGGTGAGCACCTGGCCGCTGCCGCCTTCGGCCTTGGCCGCGGCAGCCTTGAAACGCTCCCGCGCCGATGTCGCCTTGATGAGCTTGAGCCGCTTGGGGCGCTTGCGGGCCGGGGCCACGCTCCATTCCGATTGGGCCTCGTCCCACACCACGGCGGCGGTTTCGACCTCGACTTCACCGCGCCGGGCCGGGCCGAAGGCGCTCTGGCGGGCCGTCGCGGCGGCGGCGTCGACGGTGACGATCGCCGGCAGCCGTACCTGGAGCCGACGGCGCTGGCCGCGCGGCAAGGCCTGAAGCAGCGTAGCCACGCCATTCTCGACCTTTTCCACGGCGGCCAGACCGCTGACCAGCGGCCAACCCAGACGTTCGGATAGCAGGTAGGGCAACAACCCGGAGCCTTCCCCCTCTTCGGCACGCTCACCGGCGATCACCAACTGCGGCCTTGCTTCATCAAGCATATCGGCCAGGGCGGGAACCACATCGGCGCCAGGCGGCTGCTCGACCAGGGTCAACTGCGGCAGGCCCATGCCCAGGTAACCGCGCAGGGCGCTCTCGCTCTGCTCGTCGAGCGTCCCTGCATGCAGCAGTCTGATATGCGCCTTGTCGAGCGACATCGCCAGCTCCACGCCGCGAGCGTCCTGGTCGGCGCGACGGGAGCGACCGGTCAACGGATGCCGGCCGACGGAGACCAGCACCGCCACCTCGAGCCGCCCCGGGGTTTGGGCGTAAGGGACTTGAGCTTCAGGCTGCATTGCGCTTCTCCTCTCGTAGCCGCGCCACCATCTCGACCAGTGCCGTGAGTATGCTCGCCGAGTCGCCGATCACCGCCAGGTCGGCGCGCTTGATCATGTCGCACCCAGGGTCGACATTGATGGCGACCACTTTCTCGCAGCTCTGGATGCCCTGCAGGTGCTGGATGGCACCGCTGATGCCCACCGCCACGTAAACCCGCGCAGTGACCCAGGTGCCGGTGGCGCCCACCTGGCGGTCGCGCGGCATGTAGCCGTCGTCCACCGCCACCCGCGAGGCGCCTTCGGTCGCTCCCAGCATCTTGGCGGCATGGTGGAAACCCTCCCACTCCTTGACGCCGTTGCCGGCGGAGAGAATGAACTCGGCTTCGGCCAACGCCACGCCGGCCGGGTCGACGGCCACCGAGCCCAGATCCTCGATACGCGCCAGCAGGGAAGGCAACGGCTGCGTCAAGGCGAGCGTCTGCGCCGCATGGCGGGTCTCGGAAACCGGCTCGGCGCACTCGGCCAGCGCCAGTACGATACGCGGCAGAGCACGCTGGATATCGGTGGTGCCGGCGGCACCCCGCCCGGTACAGCGCCAGCCCAGCGGCGTCGTGGCATCGGGCTCGATCTGCCAGACACCGGCAGCGGGCCGCTCCTGAAGACGTGCCGCCAAACGCCGTCCCAGGTCGGCGCCGCCCAGCTTGGAATCGGGCAGCAGCCAATGAGACGGGGCGAGCTCAGCCTCGACGACGGCAAGCGCTGCCAGGCGAGCTTCCGGTGCATGGCCATCGAACAGTCCGTCATCGAAATGCAGCAGGCGGTCGACACCGGCCTCGTTGAAAGCCTCTTCCTTATGCGTGCCGAAGACCACCGCCAGCACCGCCCCCGGCCGCTCGCCATCGGCATCGGCCAGCTGCCGGGCCAGGCCCAGCAGGTCACGGTCGTGGCTGGAGAGGCGCCCGCCGGACATGTCCGGTACCACCGCCACCAGGAAGGCCGGATCCTCGATTGTCACCTGGCGACGGCTGTCCTTCGCCTCCGCCGCACCGGCGGCAGCCTGGCCGCCCTGCTGGGCGCCGCTGCGGTCGATGCGCTTGACTCCGTTGGGCCCCATGAAGCCCACCGCGTGAGGATTTCTGCGTATCACGCCGTTGGGGCCCATCCACTCCGTCGCTGCGGACGCGTCCTCGCCGAGTTCCGCCAGCACGCTCAGGTGCTCGGGGTGCAGGCGGTTTCTGGCGATCCACTCGCGGCGCGGATCGCGGCGCAGGATGTCGCTCATGGTGTCACCTCCTCGACGGATGGCTGCAGGGCCTGGACACTACCCGAGGCAGCGGGACGCTCCATCAGGGCATCGGCCACCAGTTCGGCGATGTCACGCACCTCGGCCGGGCCGTCCACCACGCCTTCTAGCATGGCGGTACACTGCGGACAGCCGACCGCGACCAACTCGGCGCCGGTCTCCTTGACATCATTCATGCGCATGTCGGGTATCCGCTGCTTGCCGGGAATGTCGGTGATCGGTGCACCGCCACCACCGCCACAGCAGCGCGAGCGATAGCCCGAGCGCGCCATCTCGGCGACTTCGATACCCAGCGCCCTGAGCACGTTGCGCGGCGCCTCGTACTCACCGTTGTAGCGGCCGAGATAACAGGGGTCGTGATAGGTGACCTTGCCGCCCTTCCAGGGCGCGAAGTGCAAGCGTCCCGCCTCATACAGTTCGGCAATATAAGTGCTGTGGTGGCGCACCTCGTACACTCCGCCCAGCTCGCCGTACTCGTTGCCGAGGACATGGAAGCTGTGGGGGTCGCAGGTGACGATGTGCTGGAAGCGATACTGCGCCAGAGTGGCGATATTGCGTCGAGCGAGGGCCTGGAAGGTCGCCTCGTCGCCCAGGCGGCGCGCCACGTCGCCGCTGTCGCGCTCTTCGTTACCGAGCACGGCGAAGTCGACGTCGGCCGCACGCAGTACTTTAACCAGGGCCCTGAGCGTGCGCTGATTGCGCATATCGAAGACACCGTCGCCGAGCCACAGCAGTACGTCGACCTGTCCCACATCGCGCATCAGGGGCAAGTTCAGGTCCGCGGCCCAGTGCATGCGCGAGCCGGGATCAAAGCCGCCTGGATTGTCGGTGGCGATCAGATTGTCGAGCACCTCGGCGCCCTTGTTAGGGGTATTGCCATGTTCCAGCGTCAGGAAGCGTCGCATGTCGACGATGGCATCGACGTGCTCGATCATCATCGGGCACTCCTCGACGCAGGCGCGGCAGGTAGTGCAGGACCACAGCGTCTCGGCATCGACAAGCGCCGTTCCCTCGCGCGCCACGATCGGGCCGTGGGGACTCCCGGCATGCTCACCCACCGGCTTGTCGGGATAGGGCGAGCCGGCATAGTTGGCATCACTGCCGCCGGCCATGCCGACGACCATGTCCTGGATCAGCTTCTTGGGGTTGAGCGGCTGGCCCGCGGCGAAGGCCGGACAGGCCGCTTCGCAGCGACCGCACTGCACGCAGGCATCGAAGCCAAGCAGCTGGTTCCAGGTGAAGTCACTGGGCGTCTCGACGCCGAGCGGGGCTTTGGGGTTGTCCAGGTTCAACGCCTTGAGGCCGGTGGAGCGATTGCCCTCACCGAAGCGCTCGGGGCGGCGATGGAAAGCCAGGTGCAGGGCACCGGCGAAGGCGTGCTTCATCGGCCCGCCCCAGGTCATGCCGAAGAACATCTCGCCCAGGCCCCAGGCCAGCACCGCGGCCAGCACCAAGGCGAGAATCACGCTGCCCGTTCCCTGGGGAAGTACGCCTACCGTCGGCAGGGTAATCAGGAACACGCTCAACGAGAATGCCATCAGGCTCTTTGGCAGCCGCATCCACGGTCCCTTGGAGAGCCGTGCCGGCGGATTGCGCCGCCGCTTGGCAACGAACAGGCTGCCCACGAACATCAGCGCACTGGCGGCCAGCAGCAGCCCGCCGAGGACAGGGTTGGCGAGCCCCAGGCCATGCACCAGGATCATCAGCACGGCAGCCGCCACGAAACCACCGGCGGTAGCCACGTGAGTGTTGGACATCACCTTGTCGCGCGCCACCACGTGGTGCAGATCTACCAGATAACGGCGCGGCATGGCCGCCAGGCCTTGAAGAATCGGTACCGGCGACGGCCGCCCTTGGCGCCACAGGTGAACTCGGCGGACGGCGCCGATGACCGCCAGTGCCAGGGCGGAGAAGATCAGTATCGGCAGGAGGGTGTCGAGCATGGTGCTCACCTCGTCTCAGGAGCCGTTGGCGTTGTGGCTATCCCGGCAATAACAGAGGCCGGCACGTTGAAAGCGTCATGAGCGACGGCCAGGCTAGGCGAAGTTCGGCGAGTCAGCGGAGTGGACTGCTTGCTCCATGAGCATGACGAGACGAACTTCAACAACGCCTGGCCGAGCGCCATAGCTTTCAGAGGTCTTTGCATAGCCGCAGGGCGTCATAAATCGCGGCGTGCGTGTTGCGCGGCGCGGTGCAGTCGCCCAGGCGGAACAGCAGATAACCGTCGCCCTCCTCGGAGAGGCAGGGCTGTGCCTTGGCGGCATAGAGCGCCTCGAGATCCACCTGGCCGCGGTTGCGCGAACGCTCCTTTAGCGCAAGGTAGAGCGCCTCATCGGGCCGCACGCCGTTCTCCACCACCACCTGGTCGACTACCCGCTCCTCCAGGGCGCCGGTGTACTCGTTTTCGAGCACCGCCACCAGGCCGCTGCCCTCGCGGTAGACCTTGTGTAGCATCAGGTCGGAGGTCATGATCACCTCCTTCTCGTAGAGGCTGCGGTAATAGGTGGGGAAGGTGGTGCCGCCCACCGCCGCGCCGGGCTTGATATCGTCAGTGACGATCTCGACCTTGGCGCCCTTGTCGGCCAGGTAGTCCGCCGCAGAAACGCCGGAGAACTCGCAGATGGCGTCGTAGATCAATACGTTCTTGCCCGGCGCCACCTTGCCCGAGAGGATGTCCCAGGTGCTGACCACCAGGCTCTCCTCGGGATTCTCAGAATAGCCCCACTCCGGGAACTGGCTGAGGAAAGGCTGGCCACCGGTGGCGAGAATCACGACATCGGGGCGCAAATCCTCGAGGGTCGCCTCGTCGGCACGGGTACCCAGTCGCAGGTCGACGCCGAGGCGCGCCAGCTCCAGTTGATACCAGCGAGTAATACCGGCGATCTGGTCGCGCTGCGGGGCCTGTGCGGCGATGGTGATCTGTCCGCCCAAGGCCTCGGCGGCCTCGAACAGGGTTACGTCCTGGCCGCGCTCGGCGGCGACGCGGGCCGCCTCCATGCCGCCGGGACCACCACCGACCACCACGACCTTGCGTTTGGGACCGTCGCTCTTCTCGATGATATGCGGCAGGCCCATGTACTCCCGGGAGGTCGCGGCATTCTGGATGCACAGCACGTCGAGGCCCTGATACTGACGGTCGATGCAGTAGTTGGCGCCGACGCACTGCTTGATCTGGTCGATCTGGCCCATCTTGATCTTAGCGATCAGGTGCGGGTCGGCAATGTGCGCGCGGGTCATTCCCACCAGGTCGACGTAGCCGCCTTCGAGGATCCGCTGGGCCTGGTTGGGGTCCTTGATGTTCTGGGCGTGGATCACCGGCACGGTGACCACTTCCTTGATGCCCGCCGCCAGGTGCAGGAAGGGCTCCGGCGGGTAGGACATGTTGGGAATGACGTTGGCCAGGGTGTTGTGGGTGTCGCAGCCGGAACCGATCACGCCGAAGAAGTCGACCTGGCCGGTGGCGTCGTAGTAGGCGGCGACCTGCTTCATGTCGTCGTGAGTCAGGCCGTCGGGATGGAACTCGTCGCCGCAGATACGCATGCCGACGACGAAGTCATCGCCCACCTCGGCGCGCACCGCCTTGAGCACCTCCATGCCGAAGCGCATGCGGTTCTCGAAGCTGCCGCCCCACTGGTCGGTACGCTTGTTGACCCGCGGGCTCCAGAACTGGTCGATCAGGTGCTGGTGCACGGCGGAGAGTTCGACGCCATCCAGGCCACCCTCCTTCGCCCGCCGCGCAGCCTGGGCGAAGTCGCCGACGATGCGCCAGATCTCCTCCTCCTCGATGGTCTTGCAGGTGGAGCGGTGCACCGGCTCGCGGATACCCGAGGGCGACACCAGGGTCGGCCAGTCGAAGCCGTCCCAGCGCGAGCGCCGCCCCATGTGGGTGATCTGGATCATGATCTTGCCGCCATGCTTGTGCACGGCATCGGCCAGATTCTGGAAGTGCGGGATGATGCGGTCGGTGGAAAGGTTGACCGAGCTCCACCAGCCCTGGGGGCTGTCGATGGAGACCACCGAGGAGCCGCCGCAGATGGCGAGGCCGCAGCCGCCCTTGGCCTTCTCCTCGTAGTAACGCACATAGCGCTCGGTGGTCATGCCGCCGTCGGTGGCGTGCACCTCGGCATGAGCGGTGCTGACCACACGGTTGCGGATGGTCAGCTTGCCGATCTGGATCGGCTCGAAAATCGCGTCGAATGCCATGGAAACCTCCTCAACCCTGGGCGTCGGGCAACGGCTTGACGGTGAAGATGCCCACTTCGCAGCCGGGCTCGGCGGCGCTCTGGGTCTGCTCGGCGACGGTGCGCAGTCTGCTGCCGCGGGCAGCGAGGATCTGGTCCATGGCGCCGGCGAACCAGCCGGTGAACATGTACTCCTCCTTGTGCCCCGTCTTGCCCAGTTGGTAGACGAAGGCGCTGTGCTCCAGGCGTACCCGGGCGGTGCCGGCGTCGAGGTCGATGTCCTCGGTCACGAACCTGCCCCAGCCGCGCTGGGAGAGCCGCAGCATGTAGTGCTCGAACACTTCCACGCCGGCCAGGCCGTGCAGTTCGGCCTCCTTCTCGCACCAGTGCCAGGCGCTCTTGTAGCCGGCGCTGTAGAGAATTTCGGCGTACTTGTCCACACCCAGCGCCTCGGCGACGGCGGTGTGGTTGTTGATAAAGAAGTGGCGCGGCACGTAGAGCATCGGCAGGGCGTCGGTGGTCCACACGCCAGTTTCGCTATCCACTTCGATGGGAAGCTCGGGGGCCATCTTGGTCACGGTCGTATTCCTCGAAAATCGTTGTTCTTGGCAAATCGTCAGGGCTTTCCCAGGGCAGCCGATATCGTCAGTCGCCCCAAACGTCCTTCAAGACACGCACCCAGTTCTCGCCCATGATCTTGCGCACCTGGGGTTCACTGAACCCACGGCGCAGCAGGGCCTCGGTCAGGTTGGGGAACTCGCCGATGGTACGAATGCCCTCGGGATTGACGATCTTGCCGAAATTGGTCAGGCGGCGGGCGTAACCCTTGTCGTGGGTCAGCCACTCGAAGAAGTCCTTGCCATGGCCCTGGGTGAAATCGGTACCGATACCGATGGCGTCCTCGCCGACAATGTTCATCACGTACTCGATGGCCTCGACGTAATCGTCCACGGTGGCGTCGATGCCGGCGCGCAGGAAGGGGGTAAACATGGTCACGCCGACGAAGCCGCCGTGCTCGGCGATGAAGCGCAGCTCCTCGTCGGACTTGTTACGCGGATGCTCCTTGAGGCCGGAAGGCAGGCAGTGGGAGTAGCAGACCGGCTTGCCGGACTCGAGGATTACCTCTTCGGAAGTCTTGGCGCCGACGTGCGACAGGTCGCACATGATACCGACGCGGTTCATCTCGGCGACGATCTCGCGGCCGAAGCCCGAGAGCCCGCCGTCACGCTCGTAGCAGCCGGTGCCCACCAGGTTCTGGGTGTTGTAGCACATCTGCACGATGCCCACGCCGAGCTGCTTGAAGATCTCGACGTAGCCGATCTGGTCCTCGAAGGCGTGAGCGTTCTGGAAACCGTAGATGATACCGGTCTTGCCTTCCTCCTTGGCCCGGGTGATATCGGCGGTGGTACGCACCGGGCGCACCAGGTCGCTGCATTCGGCCATCAGCTGGTTGGACTTGACGATATTGTCGACGGTGGCCTGGAAACCCTCCCACACCGAGACGGTACAATTGGCCGCGGTGAGCCTACCGCGACGCATGTCCTCGAACAGCTCGCGGTTCCACTTGGCGATAATCAGGCCGTCGATGACGATGGCGTCGTCGTGCAGGTCTTGGGGAGTCATGGGGGAGTGCTCCGGATCGGGGTTGACTGATGGCAGCATAGCGCCGGCCAGGCCTAACCCGACTTCTGGAAGCGACGGCGGTAATCCCAAAAACGTCATTTCTGTCGTGACTGCGACGAACGGCACAGTAGTGTCACCCGGATACGCAAGGAAGCGTGGGCACGACAATGCCCATCACCTCCGGAACGGGGGATGACGGCAACGAAGCGGGGGAAAAGCGACGGCTCACGGCGCAATGGCTGCGAGCCGCCGCTTCAGTGGCTCAGTTCAATGGTCCAGGCGCACACTGGCGTAGGTCGGTTCGCCGCGGGCCTGGTCGAGTGCCACCAGCGCCGCCGAGATCGGCTGCTCCGGCACGGGCTGGAAGGCGACCGGTTGCAGCAGCAAGCTGCCGGCTGCCTGTCCCGGTAGCACGGGAGGCCGCAGCGGGCTCATGTTCAGGCGTTCCTCCC encodes:
- a CDS encoding invasion associated locus B family protein produces the protein MSTRFIRCLGLAGLLSLLTLAPPAFAQQASPGADAADVTTEQIRDWEVICPSEGGGNCTMGQVVNDSDSDQPLMQVVMAYPPQLDGPAMSFLLPLGVHLASGLQLQVGDGEPVQFPYQTCVQQGCRADLPVQPSLLQALRSGSTATLSLFGPRGNRIDLDISLMGFTDASTRISP
- the etfB gene encoding electron transfer flavoprotein subunit beta, with product MQPEAQVPYAQTPGRLEVAVLVSVGRHPLTGRSRRADQDARGVELAMSLDKAHIRLLHAGTLDEQSESALRGYLGMGLPQLTLVEQPPGADVVPALADMLDEARPQLVIAGERAEEGEGSGLLPYLLSERLGWPLVSGLAAVEKVENGVATLLQALPRGQRRRLQVRLPAIVTVDAAAATARQSAFGPARRGEVEVETAAVVWDEAQSEWSVAPARKRPKRLKLIKATSARERFKAAAAKAEGGSGQVLTDMTPEQGAEAIFKLLKEEGVLR
- the etfA gene encoding electron transfer flavoprotein subunit alpha yields the protein MSDILRRDPRREWIARNRLHPEHLSVLAELGEDASAATEWMGPNGVIRRNPHAVGFMGPNGVKRIDRSGAQQGGQAAAGAAEAKDSRRQVTIEDPAFLVAVVPDMSGGRLSSHDRDLLGLARQLADADGERPGAVLAVVFGTHKEEAFNEAGVDRLLHFDDGLFDGHAPEARLAALAVVEAELAPSHWLLPDSKLGGADLGRRLAARLQERPAAGVWQIEPDATTPLGWRCTGRGAAGTTDIQRALPRIVLALAECAEPVSETRHAAQTLALTQPLPSLLARIEDLGSVAVDPAGVALAEAEFILSAGNGVKEWEGFHHAAKMLGATEGASRVAVDDGYMPRDRQVGATGTWVTARVYVAVGISGAIQHLQGIQSCEKVVAINVDPGCDMIKRADLAVIGDSASILTALVEMVARLREEKRNAA
- a CDS encoding (Fe-S)-binding protein; its protein translation is MLDTLLPILIFSALALAVIGAVRRVHLWRQGRPSPVPILQGLAAMPRRYLVDLHHVVARDKVMSNTHVATAGGFVAAAVLMILVHGLGLANPVLGGLLLAASALMFVGSLFVAKRRRNPPARLSKGPWMRLPKSLMAFSLSVFLITLPTVGVLPQGTGSVILALVLAAVLAWGLGEMFFGMTWGGPMKHAFAGALHLAFHRRPERFGEGNRSTGLKALNLDNPKAPLGVETPSDFTWNQLLGFDACVQCGRCEAACPAFAAGQPLNPKKLIQDMVVGMAGGSDANYAGSPYPDKPVGEHAGSPHGPIVAREGTALVDAETLWSCTTCRACVEECPMMIEHVDAIVDMRRFLTLEHGNTPNKGAEVLDNLIATDNPGGFDPGSRMHWAADLNLPLMRDVGQVDVLLWLGDGVFDMRNQRTLRALVKVLRAADVDFAVLGNEERDSGDVARRLGDEATFQALARRNIATLAQYRFQHIVTCDPHSFHVLGNEYGELGGVYEVRHHSTYIAELYEAGRLHFAPWKGGKVTYHDPCYLGRYNGEYEAPRNVLRALGIEVAEMARSGYRSRCCGGGGGAPITDIPGKQRIPDMRMNDVKETGAELVAVGCPQCTAMLEGVVDGPAEVRDIAELVADALMERPAASGSVQALQPSVEEVTP
- the dgcA gene encoding dimethylglycine demethylation protein DgcA, yielding MAFDAIFEPIQIGKLTIRNRVVSTAHAEVHATDGGMTTERYVRYYEEKAKGGCGLAICGGSSVVSIDSPQGWWSSVNLSTDRIIPHFQNLADAVHKHGGKIMIQITHMGRRSRWDGFDWPTLVSPSGIREPVHRSTCKTIEEEEIWRIVGDFAQAARRAKEGGLDGVELSAVHQHLIDQFWSPRVNKRTDQWGGSFENRMRFGMEVLKAVRAEVGDDFVVGMRICGDEFHPDGLTHDDMKQVAAYYDATGQVDFFGVIGSGCDTHNTLANVIPNMSYPPEPFLHLAAGIKEVVTVPVIHAQNIKDPNQAQRILEGGYVDLVGMTRAHIADPHLIAKIKMGQIDQIKQCVGANYCIDRQYQGLDVLCIQNAATSREYMGLPHIIEKSDGPKRKVVVVGGGPGGMEAARVAAERGQDVTLFEAAEALGGQITIAAQAPQRDQIAGITRWYQLELARLGVDLRLGTRADEATLEDLRPDVVILATGGQPFLSQFPEWGYSENPEESLVVSTWDILSGKVAPGKNVLIYDAICEFSGVSAADYLADKGAKVEIVTDDIKPGAAVGGTTFPTYYRSLYEKEVIMTSDLMLHKVYREGSGLVAVLENEYTGALEERVVDQVVVENGVRPDEALYLALKERSRNRGQVDLEALYAAKAQPCLSEEGDGYLLFRLGDCTAPRNTHAAIYDALRLCKDL
- a CDS encoding DUF5943 domain-containing protein — protein: MTKMAPELPIEVDSETGVWTTDALPMLYVPRHFFINNHTAVAEALGVDKYAEILYSAGYKSAWHWCEKEAELHGLAGVEVFEHYMLRLSQRGWGRFVTEDIDLDAGTARVRLEHSAFVYQLGKTGHKEEYMFTGWFAGAMDQILAARGSRLRTVAEQTQSAAEPGCEVGIFTVKPLPDAQG
- a CDS encoding dipeptidase, which translates into the protein MTPQDLHDDAIVIDGLIIAKWNRELFEDMRRGRLTAANCTVSVWEGFQATVDNIVKSNQLMAECSDLVRPVRTTADITRAKEEGKTGIIYGFQNAHAFEDQIGYVEIFKQLGVGIVQMCYNTQNLVGTGCYERDGGLSGFGREIVAEMNRVGIMCDLSHVGAKTSEEVILESGKPVCYSHCLPSGLKEHPRNKSDEELRFIAEHGGFVGVTMFTPFLRAGIDATVDDYVEAIEYVMNIVGEDAIGIGTDFTQGHGKDFFEWLTHDKGYARRLTNFGKIVNPEGIRTIGEFPNLTEALLRRGFSEPQVRKIMGENWVRVLKDVWGD